In Candidatus Poribacteria bacterium, the following are encoded in one genomic region:
- a CDS encoding sigma-54-dependent Fis family transcriptional regulator: MVARILIAEDEEGIRQGMAKALQKDGHEVEVAPNGEVALRKIEGDYFDLLISDVRMPGISGLDLLKKAKEIDPDLIVIIITAYGSIEDAVDAMRSGAYNYITKPIKLAELRAMVANALQIHSVVVENKRLRELLKQEDRFESMIGTNSKMREIFELINKVAPTNATVLIQGETGTGKELVARAIHNRSKRRDKPFISINCGAIPETLLESELFGHERGAFTGAYQQRIGKIELADGGTLFLDEIGEMSLKTQVDLLRVLDQRELFRIGGNRPVKVDVRFIAATNRDLREAVKEGKFREDLFHRLNVVPITLPPLRERVEDIPVMAVSFLEEFCREHGRQPMRISREAMEMLCSYSWPGNVRELRNLMERLALTCQSKVIEPEDLPLEIGRYKSEKAIHIRIGTKIREAERELILSTLAYVNGHREKAANILGISVRALHYKLRQYEKEGYI; encoded by the coding sequence ATGGTGGCCAGAATACTGATAGCTGAGGATGAAGAGGGAATACGCCAAGGCATGGCCAAGGCCCTTCAGAAAGATGGCCATGAGGTCGAAGTGGCTCCCAACGGCGAAGTGGCCCTGAGAAAGATCGAAGGGGATTACTTCGATCTCCTGATAAGCGACGTTCGGATGCCGGGGATATCAGGGTTGGATCTGCTCAAAAAGGCGAAGGAGATCGACCCGGATCTGATCGTTATCATCATCACCGCCTACGGTAGCATCGAGGATGCCGTGGATGCGATGCGTTCAGGAGCTTATAACTACATCACCAAACCGATAAAACTGGCGGAGCTGAGGGCCATGGTCGCAAATGCCCTCCAAATCCATAGTGTGGTCGTCGAGAACAAACGTCTGCGTGAGCTTCTGAAACAGGAGGACAGGTTCGAATCCATGATCGGCACCAATTCCAAAATGAGGGAGATCTTCGAGCTGATAAACAAGGTTGCTCCCACCAACGCCACCGTGCTGATACAAGGCGAGACCGGCACGGGGAAGGAACTGGTAGCGAGGGCGATCCATAACAGAAGCAAACGCAGGGATAAACCCTTTATATCCATCAACTGCGGGGCCATACCAGAGACATTGCTCGAATCAGAACTGTTCGGGCATGAGAGAGGAGCGTTTACCGGCGCCTATCAACAGAGGATAGGCAAAATCGAGCTGGCGGATGGCGGGACGCTCTTCCTGGATGAGATCGGAGAGATGTCGCTTAAAACCCAGGTGGATCTGCTGCGTGTGCTCGATCAGAGGGAGCTCTTCAGGATCGGCGGAAACAGGCCGGTCAAGGTCGATGTGCGCTTCATAGCCGCCACAAACAGGGATCTCAGGGAAGCGGTCAAGGAGGGCAAATTCAGGGAGGATCTCTTCCACCGGTTGAACGTCGTGCCTATAACCCTTCCGCCGCTTCGCGAAAGGGTGGAGGATATACCTGTCATGGCAGTCAGCTTCCTGGAGGAGTTCTGCAGGGAGCACGGACGCCAACCGATGAGGATATCCCGAGAGGCGATGGAGATGCTCTGCTCTTACTCATGGCCCGGAAACGTGCGGGAACTGAGGAATCTGATGGAGAGACTGGCCCTGACCTGCCAATCGAAGGTGATCGAGCCCGAGGACTTGCCCCTTGAGATAGGACGCTACAAGAGCGAAAAAGCTATTCACATCCGGATCGGAACTAAGATCAGGGAAGCCGAGCGCGAGCTCATTCTCTCCACCCTTGCCTATGTCAACGGTCACCGCGAGAAGGCGGCTAACATATTGGGTATAAGCGTGCGGGCCCTTCACTATAAACTCAGGCAATACGAGAAGGAAGGGTATATTTAG